A stretch of the Planktothricoides raciborskii GIHE-MW2 genome encodes the following:
- a CDS encoding type II toxin-antitoxin system HicA family toxin, protein MPKKIRELKSLLLKAGFICQPAKGSHSKWKHPKLSQAIVIAGQDGSDAKIYLEKQVNEALAELKKLEDEEAGE, encoded by the coding sequence ATGCCAAAAAAAATTCGAGAATTGAAAAGCCTGTTGCTAAAAGCAGGATTTATTTGCCAACCTGCCAAAGGTAGCCACAGCAAATGGAAGCATCCTAAATTGTCACAGGCGATCGTTATAGCTGGTCAAGATGGCAGTGATGCTAAAATTTATTTGGAAAAACAAGTGAATGAAGCTTTAGCAGAACTGAAAAAACTGGAAGATGAGGAGGCAGGAGAATGA
- the psbA gene encoding photosystem II q(b) protein, which produces MTTTLQQRESASLWQRFCSWVTSTDNRLYVGWFGVLMIPTLLTATICYIIAFVAAPPVDIDGIREPVAGSLLLGNNIISGAVVPSSNAIGLHFYPIWEAASLDEWLYNGGPYQLVIFHFLIGIFCYMGREWELSYRLGMRPWICVAYSAPVAAASAVFLIYPIGQGSFSDGMPLGISGTFNFMLVFQAEHNILMHPFHMLGVAGVFGGALFSAMHGSLVTSSLVRETTEVESQNYGYKFGQEEETYNIVAAHGYFGRLIFQYASFNNSRSLHFFLGAWPVIGIWFTALGVSTMAFNLNGFNFNQSIVDSQGRVINTWADVINRANLGMEVMHERNAHNFPLDLAAGEAAPVALSAPQING; this is translated from the coding sequence ATGACCACTACTCTGCAACAGCGCGAGAGCGCTTCTCTGTGGCAGCGCTTCTGCTCCTGGGTCACGAGCACCGATAACCGCCTGTATGTGGGCTGGTTCGGCGTCCTGATGATCCCCACCCTTTTGACCGCAACCATCTGCTACATCATTGCTTTCGTCGCTGCTCCTCCAGTGGACATCGACGGTATCCGTGAACCTGTGGCGGGTTCCTTACTGTTAGGCAACAACATCATCTCTGGTGCCGTTGTTCCTTCCAGCAATGCGATCGGTCTGCACTTCTACCCCATTTGGGAAGCCGCTTCTCTCGATGAGTGGCTGTACAATGGTGGCCCATACCAGTTAGTGATTTTCCACTTCCTGATCGGCATCTTCTGCTACATGGGTCGTGAGTGGGAATTGTCCTACCGCTTGGGTATGCGTCCTTGGATCTGCGTCGCTTACAGCGCTCCTGTGGCTGCTGCCAGCGCCGTGTTCCTGATCTACCCCATCGGTCAAGGTTCTTTCTCCGATGGTATGCCTCTGGGTATCTCTGGAACCTTCAACTTTATGTTGGTATTCCAAGCTGAACACAACATCCTGATGCACCCCTTCCATATGTTAGGTGTGGCCGGTGTGTTCGGTGGCGCTCTGTTCTCCGCTATGCACGGTTCTTTGGTGACTTCTTCTTTGGTTCGTGAAACCACCGAAGTTGAATCTCAAAACTATGGTTACAAGTTCGGTCAAGAAGAAGAAACCTACAACATCGTTGCCGCTCACGGTTACTTTGGTCGTTTAATCTTCCAATATGCTTCCTTCAACAACAGCCGCTCTCTGCACTTCTTCTTGGGTGCATGGCCGGTGATTGGGATCTGGTTCACCGCTCTGGGTGTGTCCACGATGGCCTTCAACCTGAACGGTTTCAACTTCAACCAATCTATTGTTGACTCTCAAGGTCGCGTAATCAACACCTGGGCTGATGTGATCAACCGCGCTAACCTGGGTATGGAAGTGATGCACGAGCGTAATGCTCACAACTTCCCCTTAGACTTAGCTGCTGGTGAAGCTGCTCCTGTGGCTTTGAGTGCTCCTCAAATCAATGGCTAA
- a CDS encoding type II toxin-antitoxin system HicB family antitoxin, translating to MNYTVIIQWSQEDECFVVFLPEFEDVMQPVTHGESYEAAIKNAQEVIDLLISSYREEGKPLPAMKNLERLIKAA from the coding sequence ATGAACTATACGGTGATTATTCAGTGGTCACAAGAAGATGAATGTTTTGTTGTGTTTCTCCCTGAATTTGAAGATGTGATGCAACCTGTCACTCATGGAGAGTCTTATGAAGCGGCGATTAAAAATGCTCAAGAGGTCATAGATTTATTGATTTCTAGTTATCGCGAAGAGGGCAAACCTTTACCAGCGATGAAGAATTTAGAGCGCTTAATTAAGGCGGCATAA